The proteins below are encoded in one region of Ferroplasma acidiphilum:
- a CDS encoding RNA-guided endonuclease InsQ/TnpB family protein, giving the protein MIETKRNKIKNSLRITRERRKTQDVIILKLKIDNDKLNNNTIKALNTIFLEAKWLYNYILDKEFNNDIFNIDPKIKNVNVYVKDHYETRKLKYLSSQMKEEIINRAMDNIRGLHKLKEKGSKVGKLKFKSFITSIPLNQYTITYKIINNNYIKIQNIKQLLKVNGLDNLECYYEPASALLINKNNNYYIYITAYKNKYILEKPVNNQKILSFDLGIKNQLTCSNGLILNYNIPKSKKEIRLQRSLSRKAKYVEGTKKLSREQSKNYYKNKNKLNREQNKTTNKRKDTINKITHYLTSNYDIVVTQNDNIRGWKHLFGKRIESTGIGGIIDALKHKASTLILIDRFISTTKECSNCHNKYNIKLDERIYNCPNCGFIIDRDYNSALNDMYYGIIKLNELLKIKNRKLNNYFKKYNINLNVPMERRELTPVEIIASGFEGPNVSPYVKLSMVNEAGSLYALA; this is encoded by the coding sequence ATGATAGAAACAAAGAGAAATAAAATTAAAAATTCATTAAGAATAACAAGAGAAAGAAGAAAAACACAGGATGTAATAATACTTAAACTAAAAATAGACAATGATAAATTAAATAATAATACTATAAAGGCATTAAACACAATCTTTTTAGAAGCTAAATGGCTATATAATTATATTTTAGACAAAGAATTCAACAATGATATTTTTAATATAGATCCTAAAATAAAGAATGTAAATGTATATGTTAAAGACCATTATGAAACAAGGAAATTAAAATATTTATCATCACAGATGAAGGAGGAAATTATTAACAGGGCAATGGACAATATAAGAGGATTGCATAAATTAAAAGAAAAGGGCTCTAAAGTTGGAAAATTGAAGTTTAAATCATTTATAACATCAATACCATTGAATCAATATACTATAACATATAAAATAATAAATAATAATTATATTAAAATACAGAATATAAAGCAGTTATTAAAAGTAAATGGCTTAGATAACTTAGAATGCTATTATGAACCGGCAAGTGCATTGTTAATCAATAAAAACAATAATTATTATATTTACATAACAGCATACAAAAATAAATACATTTTAGAAAAACCTGTTAATAATCAAAAAATATTATCATTTGACTTAGGAATAAAGAACCAGTTAACATGCTCTAATGGCTTAATATTAAACTATAATATACCAAAATCCAAAAAAGAAATAAGATTGCAGAGGTCATTGTCAAGAAAAGCTAAATATGTAGAAGGAACTAAAAAACTCAGTAGAGAGCAATCCAAGAATTATTATAAAAACAAAAATAAATTAAACAGAGAACAGAATAAGACAACGAACAAAAGAAAAGACACTATTAACAAAATAACCCATTATCTGACATCCAATTATGATATAGTAGTAACACAGAATGACAATATAAGAGGATGGAAGCATCTCTTTGGTAAAAGGATAGAGTCTACAGGTATAGGTGGGATAATAGATGCACTTAAACATAAGGCATCAACACTTATACTTATAGATCGTTTTATTTCTACTACAAAGGAATGCTCTAATTGCCATAATAAATATAATATAAAATTAGATGAAAGAATATACAATTGCCCTAATTGTGGTTTTATTATAGATAGGGATTATAATTCTGCATTAAATGATATGTATTATGGAATAATAAAATTAAATGAATTATTAAAAATTAAAAATAGAAAATTAAATAATTATTTTAAGAAATATAATATAAATTTAAATGTACCTATGGAGCGTAGGGAACTAACGCCTGTGGAGATTATTGCCTCTGGCTTTGAAGGGCCTAATGTAAGCCCCTATGTGAAGTTAAGCATGGTCAATGAAGCAGGAAGCCTATATGCTTTAGCATGA
- a CDS encoding MFS transporter, whose product MNNTNNKLLLINLIMLLSVAFTMRTSTNMLMTVVPVFTKYVINADVFFVGLTATLYGIGAMVANVLINGRINIEKTPRTIALLLLIMTVGIFFYLLSNNIYEVLILSTVTGLSMGVVQPLLMTVTNVIAPPGKRDKYIAAYTASLSLSLIFGVVMEGLITSSINVRYAFLIFLFISLLSTVLMFTLSTRIKMNMKRKNRLTFKEILGKASHSLKQGKVLFALFGNIAYAFPFILLITYGSLMGKEYNGINPDIFFYLLALFYIVSFLTRLVLSVKNVKNHEILMYASFAATIIGYLLLGIDAGIIMFIGSLLILGFPHGSIYPTASYYIASSVELEDLNVVYSVFILIMDVIIFLIPFVFGIISTIYSIRIAIYLTAVPMGLLLLTSVFFNIKDNRAIKNTPVTQ is encoded by the coding sequence ATGAATAATACTAACAATAAACTACTTTTAATAAATCTGATAATGTTGCTATCTGTAGCATTCACCATGAGGACTTCAACCAACATGCTTATGACAGTCGTTCCTGTATTTACTAAATATGTTATAAATGCAGATGTATTCTTTGTGGGCTTAACTGCAACCTTATACGGCATAGGGGCAATGGTTGCCAATGTCCTGATCAACGGGAGAATTAATATAGAAAAAACACCAAGGACTATAGCATTATTACTTTTAATAATGACAGTGGGCATATTCTTTTACCTGTTATCCAATAATATATACGAGGTATTGATTTTATCAACAGTAACCGGGTTATCCATGGGAGTTGTACAGCCTCTATTAATGACGGTAACAAACGTTATTGCCCCGCCGGGTAAAAGAGACAAGTACATAGCAGCGTATACAGCATCACTGTCATTGAGCTTAATATTCGGGGTTGTTATGGAAGGATTAATAACATCATCAATAAATGTCAGATATGCATTTTTAATATTTTTATTCATATCTCTACTTTCCACTGTATTGATGTTTACCCTATCAACAAGAATAAAGATGAATATGAAGAGGAAAAATAGATTAACATTTAAAGAAATACTGGGCAAGGCATCCCATTCATTAAAACAGGGAAAAGTGTTGTTTGCCCTGTTCGGCAATATAGCCTATGCATTTCCATTTATTTTGCTGATAACCTATGGGTCACTTATGGGAAAAGAATATAATGGCATAAATCCTGATATTTTCTTCTATCTTCTGGCTTTATTCTATATCGTTTCCTTCCTGACAAGGCTCGTATTATCGGTTAAAAATGTTAAAAACCATGAAATCTTAATGTATGCATCATTCGCTGCAACAATTATAGGATATTTGCTACTGGGTATTGATGCAGGCATAATAATGTTCATAGGGTCATTGTTAATACTTGGATTTCCACATGGTTCAATATACCCAACAGCAAGCTATTATATCGCATCAAGTGTGGAACTGGAAGACCTTAATGTTGTTTATTCGGTTTTTATATTGATAATGGATGTTATAATATTTCTAATACCCTTTGTATTCGGGATAATTTCAACAATATACAGCATAAGAATAGCTATATATTTGACGGCAGTACCAATGGGGCTATTGCTGTTAACATCCGTATTCTTTAATATAAAGGACAATAGAGCAATTAAAAACACACCGGTAACGCAATAA